Within Mongoliitalea daihaiensis, the genomic segment AACCTAAAAAAATCTTGGAAGCAGCAAATGCCAATTCTAAGATCCTCTTCATCTGTAGCCCCAATAATCCTTCGGGTAATAAGGTAAACCGCTCAGATATTGAGTATTTGCTGAAAAATTTTCCTGGCTTAGTGGTCGTAGATGAAGCATACATTGACTTCTCTGATGAGCCAAGTTTCACCACAGAACTGGACTCCTACCCTAACCTATTGGTCATGCAGACCTTTTCCAAAGCCTGGGGATTGGCAAATCTTCGCATCGGAATGGCATTTGCCTCAGAGGAAATCATTCGGATCTTGAACTTGATTAAGCCACCTTATAATATTTCTGGCTTGACCCAAGAAAAGGTGTTGAATTCACTTGATAAGGCCGCAGAGTTACCGAAGGTTATAAAAAGCATTTTAGAAAATAGAGCAATCTTAGTCAATGAATTACATTCATTGACCAGTGTTCAAAACATTTTCCCTTCCCACGCCAATTTCGTTTTAGTAAAAATCAAAGAAGCCAAAGCTTGGTACGAAGCCTTAATCCAACATCAAATGATCGTCAGAGATCGTTCGAAAGTTTTATTATGCGATGACTGCCTACGGATTACTGTAGGAACAGCAGAAGAAAATCAAGCCTTACTAGAGGTCATGAAAACCATTGAGCAGTCCCAAAAAATCTCCTTAAACCTATGAAAAAAGTACTTTTC encodes:
- the hisC gene encoding histidinol-phosphate transaminase, whose protein sequence is MSFELQKLLRPHILGIKPYSSARDEYSGKAGIFLDANENPYSALTGEAFNRYPDPYQQNIKAKLAPIKGVRPSQIFLGNGSDEAIDLLMRAFCRPGIDNIVILPPTYGMYEVSAGVNDIAIVRVPLTADFQLQPKKILEAANANSKILFICSPNNPSGNKVNRSDIEYLLKNFPGLVVVDEAYIDFSDEPSFTTELDSYPNLLVMQTFSKAWGLANLRIGMAFASEEIIRILNLIKPPYNISGLTQEKVLNSLDKAAELPKVIKSILENRAILVNELHSLTSVQNIFPSHANFVLVKIKEAKAWYEALIQHQMIVRDRSKVLLCDDCLRITVGTAEENQALLEVMKTIEQSQKISLNL